The region TAAAACCTGAATCCAATCTAATGACTCACTCTCGCTGTTACCATCTCGCTGTTATATAGAACATAACACATGAAAAATATGAACATGAAGTACATGAAAAAGTGTGCAACCACACTTTGAGAAGCTTTTTAAACGTATTCAATTGTTTTGAATTCATTTAGCTTCAATTGACTGTTAAGAATAATGGAAAAGCACTAACATGGCGTGACAGAAACCTGCGGGGACTCGAATGAAACTCAGGGTTTTATTTTAGTCTCAGGCAGTTTTGCTGTGCGTGTGATCGTGGGCTTTTTGAGATGTCATATTGACCTGATACATAATCTCTACATGCGCTTATTTTTTGCTTCAATTTCATAAAGAACATTGATTTGTAATGTAGAATTTTTCTCCACGCAGCGGGGAATTAGCCCAGCAGAGGAGCATACCTCacgaaatgaaattaaatgattatgaAATGAAAACTAGATTATTAAAAAGGATGTGAACTATTTACCTGAGAGCCTAGTGCTCCTCTTCAGAAGATCATGTCACACGTAGATTGTAATTAGAGAGAACCCGGTTGGGAACAGGCTCCTTAAAGGGCTTCTGAAGAACAGCGTCATCACCAAGGGAACATGAATCATAACCAGCATCCGTAAAAAGTAAAGAGTCGTGAGACTGACAGTTTAATAAAGCATCCTGCAGGACGGAGGAGAAAGGCGAGTAAGAATTTGGAGGGGACTGTAAAGATAAGATGGTTGAATGAAAGAAAGGCAGAAGACTGCTAAGATAGGATAAGAGCTAATGAAAGACAGATGATCTAAAGAGAGTCCATTAGACGTCCAGTCTTTGCTCTCATGCAAAGTAAACGGTAAACAGCATTGTTCACGGAagaaaaaaacagctattttaaggcACATATCACaataaaagagacaaaaaatcTCCTGGCATGGGTAAAGAGCTGGTCTACCTCTTTACAGGAGTGAAGGGGAATGTGTCGAGGGGATGACTGAGATTTTCGACATGCTCTTGGCGACCGTGGCTCGCTTCCGGAGTCTCAAACTCAAGCTGGAGGAATTCGTTTGTCTCAAAGCCATCATACTTCTCAATTCTGGTGAGTCTGCAAGTCATAAAGAATGAAGGAACTTGGTGATTTGAGGACTTTTGAAAAGAAGAGCTTTGAAGCTTGAAGTGATCATCCAGAGTCTCCTGTGCTCACCAGGGtggcctttatttgatcaaaaatacagtggcCTGGTTTATAGATTTCTTTTTAGATTTTGGAAACTATTCTAGATTTTATTTGTCATCTCTGTAGTTCATAGGAAATATTTAAATGGTTATTGCTTATCTTTTTCTGTTTGATCAGGTGCATTTTCATTCTGCTCCAGTTCAGTGGAGCCCCTGATGGACAGCTTCATGGTGCAGTGCATGCTGGACAACATCACTGATGCCCTCATTTACTGCATCAGTAAATCAGGTGCCACCCCGCAGCTGCAGTCTCGCCGGCAGGCCCAgctcctgctgctgctctcaCACATCAGACACAATGAGGTAAAGAACAGATGCGTTTCATACacaataccatttaaaagtttggggtcaaaaaGATAATcattctttaaagaaattaatacttttattaaaaaagaaagcactaaattgatcaaaagtggctgTCAAAATCTTTTACATTGCTgtatttaatttttcaaataaacgctttcaacattgataataataatcatttcttGAGgagaaaaataagtatttaataagTATATAAGATGATTTCTGACGGATCGTGTGAAAACGAAGactgacaattcagctttttcCATTTCaggagaaaattacattttaaatatatattcaaacaaagaacagttcatttaaagtaaaagaacatttcacaatattattgtagcCGTTGTGCAATTTTTagaaataaatccagccttgctaagagattaatgttttaaaataaaaatcctactCAGCCCAAATATTTCAAAAGCAGTGTAACACAGATCACAAGCTTTTTATACAAATAAAGAGGGTTTGAAAAGGAGCTTTACCCATTTGATGGGACCTTCTTACATTTATTAGCAATCATTAAATGATTTTTGTTGCTGAATTATTACTGCTTACAGTCATGCACGTTACatctgcattctttttttttgtttttgaaagcaaCAAAGGAATGGAGCACTTATACCGAATGAAATGTAAGAATCGAGTCCCACTGTATGACCTTTTGTTAGAGATGCTGGATGCCCAGCAATTCCATTCTTCAAGAAAAGTGCAGCGACCGTGGTCACAGAGTGAGAAAGACTCTTGGTCTACACCCACAGCCGGCAGCAGCAGCCCCTCCAGAGGTCCTGGAGCCATGCAGCCCAACACGGCCAGAGTCCAGACCCCTGATCTGTGTCCAGTCCAACAACTGAAGAATGTGAAGACTGTGAACCAGTCAGTGCTGGCTAATAGATTTGAAGGTGGAACTGAAGTCTCTCTTTGTGCCTTATCAGAGAATACTTTAGATTCTAGAAGACCCATCtagaaatgaacacattttaaaatgtaaagaggtTGAGTCTTCAAATAAAACAGTATACATCTATGCTCACTTGATTCATTAGTTTTGAAAGACATTTTTGAAAAAGGGCTCTTAGGGCTGCtagttcttcttctttttaaacacCCAATGGAGTGACAACTTTGACATCACAAACTTACTTaagctaaaacaaacaaacaaaagacaatCAAGAGCAGGTGGCTTGTGAAGAACATCATAAACTAGCAGGTAAATGGTTTCATTGCTTAAACTTTAGTTACCAAGGATTATTCagatattgttttaaaaacagGTGATGTTACATTGACATTCCACTGCCAGTCAGAGGTAAGTGGAATGTTACCTTAACTGTAGAATGAAGAACTTCATATTGTAGCAGAGgtgttgcatctgttttttatgttattattactatatgcATAATGGCAATAGTAATAGTTAGGTTTAATTACAAGCAGCGCTTAATATGAAGTAACGTACACTATATTATAAAGTGACTGAAAACAGGAGAAATGTTACCTttggaataaagaaaaagaaaatgccaCAATATATTCTCGCAatcatatatatacagtgccctccataagtattggaacagtaaagaaaaaaatagttttctctgTTGTgaagtcaagacatttgcaaatatgattaaaagatgaatatgtgaCAATagtacagaatgtcacattttattattaggtctttcgacatacatgttttaccaaataaaaatgacagcacTTTTAgcgttcatcccactatttgatgtgagcataagtattggaacagttgaatttaaggcagatgtaaaagattgaaagctaatatttagttgcagatcccttgcatgcagtcagagcagtgagtctgcgaCCCATAGACATctccagactcttggtcttatgctttgacaTGCTTTTCCCCAGACCCagactgttgcttgttttggggagtttctgtctatagtctcctcttcagcttcGGATTTAAATCTatagattgatttgggcaatttacatttctttgccctgatcaagtccttgactgaactggcagggtgttttgggccATTGTCCTGATTCAATAAGAAGTGTTTTCTAATAagtttggtggcattttttttaatactgttagCCAAGATGATTTcgtacccttccaaattcattctgcgaCTGCCATCATACatgaagtcatcattaaaatgaagaggtcctgttctagagagcCATGTGTGCCCATGCCATGActccacctccaccaagctttacagatgagcttGTATGCTTAGGTTCATTTGCAGTTCCcctttttctccacacttttgctttccaatcacttagattaaagttaatctttgtctcattgGTCCATGaactcagttccaaaactctactggctcacatttgtgaagaatcttgcctttctatttgtggtgctgatcagaggtttgcatcttgctgtgtagcttctgtaattctgtgtcaattTCTCCAGCAGACtgattcattttcacagcttttatgatttgtctgtcatcaactactgttgtttgtCTCACCCGATCAGTTCGTCGTTGTTTGCTGAAGTCaccggtagtttccaaactcttgatttctccatgccctttgatTTTCCTATAGTACTAATTGACTTccactcttttttctttttgcattcaaattgcttgcttttctttcagagtcggcttcctcgtcttcatcctgttttgtgtgtgtcatcatcgaatacaagacttagaatgcagaagcaatggatttAACTGAtgagacacattccctgcttttaatatctgaagaacgaatgcaacaggacacagctgaacacttagaaagagcTGTGAGGAAACTGCTCCAATACTTCTGCTCACATcatagggagatgaaactctgaaaaacatctttgtgttgaatcacccaataataaaatatgccattctgtagttttgtctcatattcatcttttaatcatattaacagatttattgactccacagcaaacagaacaatttagtctttactgttccaatacttatggagggcagtgtatatatatatatatatatatatatatatatatatatataactgctttattttaaatatattaatatgtaattttaacTCAAATGGGGGAAAATGCTCTGTGATTAGTGGTGATGTTAgtggcatctttttttttttttttttggagcaaagATGTTCGCTTGTTGGTTTGTTAATATGACAATGTTAAACCCTATGTTTGCTGTATTAAAGTGCTGTAATAGGTTTTATGGCCATGTCAACAGACATGTAAATGCTGATTTTTATAAGCATTGAGAATCACTGGTACACATTCAATGCAGGGCTGACATGGTCTTGCACTAGATTGTCATATTTTTCCTCAAATCTGTGAATGTGTTTGGTCATAGTCCAGTAGACTTGTACATTGCACTTATCAGCCATTAAATTTGATACTTTAATGTTATGATTTGTacagtgtgttttcattttaaaggacCTAAATTTGGAAATGTTAATTTGGCTGAAATAATTATAAAgacaagagtaaaaaaaaaacaagtacttTTAAAATGATACTTTTAACTATACTGAATGGGCAACtagcaaaatgtatatatattaaatgaaaagatgTGTCTTTATTGTCAGCATTAGCAAACTGTACATACAGAAATAGACATCGCAATCATAATGTTTTTGTCACACTGTCATTGTCATAACACAGTAAGtagataaatgttataaaaagcaCACTTCTCCCATAGAGCTACATAAAGGACTGTTTTACATATCtggacaataaaaaaaagtgaactctatgccatgaaataaaaacaaaatttgaaatgccatgtaaaatataatttaaataatattcaaaataactttttttctacagttttaaataatacaaaaataaaaataaaacagtttcctTAGCCATTTACTTGGTCGGTATAAGTGCAGTACCTTATGCTTATGTCAGTGCTATTAAGTACAGAATTATATACAATTCTATAGTTTTTCATCGGTTTCCTTGGAACAGAAAAGGTTTACCAGTTTGGCTGTCCAACACTAGTCTACATTGCAATGAGTTCAATAGTACTCTGTTTAGtgaaaaatgaaataagcagCAGTAACTGAACAGGAACAAGTACAATCAGCTTTGGATAAGACTAGTCCATTCTGGGAAGGCATTCCTAAAGTGTCCTCCTGCTCATACAGGCGGTGGGCCGTTCATGTAGCGGAGCATG is a window of Carassius auratus strain Wakin chromosome 45, ASM336829v1, whole genome shotgun sequence DNA encoding:
- the LOC113063198 gene encoding estrogen receptor-like, coding for MIGLIWRSIHSPGKLIFAQDLILDRSEGECVEGMTEIFDMLLATVARFRSLKLKLEEFVCLKAIILLNSGAFSFCSSSVEPLMDSFMVQCMLDNITDALIYCISKSGATPQLQSRRQAQLLLLLSHIRHKSNKGMEHLYRMKCKNRVPLYDLLLEMLDAQQFHSSRKVQRPWSQSEKDSWSTPTAGSSSPSRGPGAMQPNTARVQTPDLCPVQQLKNVKTVNQSVLANRFEGGTEVSLCALSENTLDSRRPI